In Paenibacillus sp. BIC5C1, a genomic segment contains:
- a CDS encoding ABC transporter ATP-binding protein, translating into MWTLKRFLTPYKSAAILAPLLMVLEVAMDLLQPKLMSSIVDDGVLAGNLSHIVTTGLFMLLFALIGWVGGAGCTLFSSKAAVGYGTDLRQELFDHIQKFSFRNLDSFQEGSLITRLTSDITQMQTFVQMLLRMFIRSPMLIIGSIIMAFTISVKLALILILSVPILFIILYILISASYPLFASVQNKLDKVNAVLQENLAGIRVVKAFARARQEKKRFQQANEDYTHTAVKAWRIVSLNAPVLSLMLNATIVAVLWFGGFQVVGGDIAAGDLIAFINYVTVVLSSLTSIGMMMMSFSRAKVSATRINEVLHTQPDIQSGDDMSRKGAGQVEFRDVYFRYDGEHTLSGITLTARPGEKVALLGSTGSGKTSLVQLIPRLYDASQGEVLVNGVNVRNWDLQDLRSRVSIVLQESILFSGSIRDNICFGRPDATEAELRAAAQAAAADDFIMNLKDGYDTELGQRGVNLSGGQKQRISIARALLMQPEVLILDDSTSAVDLRTEAIIQKALHSLMKNSTTFLIAQRISSVKDADCIYVLDEGEIVASGTHEHLMAHSSHYQAIYYSQQRKEDVQFG; encoded by the coding sequence TTGTGGACGTTAAAACGATTTCTTACCCCGTATAAGTCAGCGGCCATTCTTGCACCGCTGCTCATGGTCCTTGAGGTTGCCATGGATCTGCTTCAACCCAAGCTGATGTCCAGCATTGTGGATGATGGTGTTCTTGCAGGGAACCTGTCCCACATTGTGACTACAGGTTTGTTTATGCTTCTTTTTGCGTTAATCGGATGGGTTGGCGGTGCAGGATGTACGCTGTTTTCAAGCAAAGCGGCTGTTGGATACGGCACTGATCTGCGCCAGGAATTATTTGATCATATCCAGAAGTTCTCGTTCCGTAATCTGGATAGCTTCCAGGAGGGCTCGCTTATCACTCGTCTGACGAGTGATATCACCCAGATGCAGACCTTTGTACAGATGCTTCTGCGTATGTTTATCCGTTCGCCGATGCTGATTATCGGCAGTATTATTATGGCGTTTACGATCAGTGTCAAACTGGCGCTCATTCTCATTTTGTCCGTACCGATTCTGTTTATCATCTTATACATCCTCATATCCGCTTCCTATCCGCTGTTCGCCAGCGTTCAGAACAAGCTCGACAAGGTGAACGCGGTGCTTCAGGAAAATCTGGCCGGCATTCGTGTCGTCAAAGCTTTTGCACGCGCACGTCAGGAGAAGAAGCGTTTTCAGCAAGCCAATGAAGATTATACCCATACCGCAGTGAAAGCCTGGCGCATCGTATCGCTGAATGCACCGGTATTAAGCCTGATGCTGAATGCAACCATTGTAGCGGTGCTGTGGTTTGGAGGCTTTCAGGTGGTGGGAGGCGATATTGCCGCCGGGGATTTGATTGCTTTTATCAACTACGTAACCGTTGTACTCTCGTCGCTCACTTCAATCGGCATGATGATGATGAGCTTCTCCCGCGCGAAAGTATCTGCAACACGCATCAACGAGGTGCTTCACACCCAGCCTGATATTCAATCGGGAGATGATATGTCTCGTAAAGGAGCAGGTCAGGTGGAATTCAGGGATGTCTATTTCCGCTATGATGGAGAACATACACTCTCCGGAATTACACTGACGGCTCGGCCGGGAGAAAAAGTGGCTCTGCTCGGATCTACAGGATCAGGCAAAACATCACTTGTACAGCTGATCCCCCGCTTGTATGATGCCTCACAGGGTGAAGTGCTCGTGAATGGAGTGAACGTGCGTAACTGGGATCTACAGGATCTTCGCAGCCGTGTGTCCATCGTATTACAGGAATCCATCCTGTTCAGTGGCAGTATCCGGGATAACATCTGCTTTGGCAGACCTGATGCAACGGAAGCTGAACTGCGTGCCGCAGCTCAAGCGGCGGCGGCTGATGATTTTATTATGAATCTGAAAGATGGATATGACACGGAGCTGGGCCAGCGCGGGGTCAATCTCTCAGGTGGGCAGAAACAACGGATTTCTATCGCCCGTGCCCTGCTCATGCAACCGGAGGTTCTGATTCTGGACGACAGCACCAGTGCCGTCGATCTGCGTACCGAAGCAATCATTCAGAAGGCGCTGCATTCACTAATGAAAAATAGTACCACCTTCTTGATTGCACAACGGATCTCTTCTGTAAAGGATGCAGACTGTATTTACGTGCTTGATGAGGGAGAAATCGTGGCAAGTGGTACACATGAACATCTCATGGCCCATTCGTCACATTACCAAGCCATCTATTATTCGCAGCAGCGGAAGGAGGATGTTCAATTTGGCTAA
- a CDS encoding NADAR family protein encodes MEKFTFFWRTASPFSQWHPADFTVNGVQYTSAEQYMMHQKALLFGDQISADKILKASSASVQKKLGRQVAGFDQTVWEAECKRIVYEGNEAKFTQNEQLMTSLLATRGTTLVEASPDDRIWGVGLAEEDPRIRNRRTWRGTNWLGEILTRLRENIGSDEDEQSTT; translated from the coding sequence ATGGAGAAGTTTACATTTTTCTGGCGCACAGCGTCTCCGTTCTCACAGTGGCACCCGGCGGATTTTACCGTGAATGGTGTTCAATACACCAGTGCGGAGCAGTATATGATGCACCAGAAAGCTTTGCTGTTCGGCGATCAGATTAGTGCAGATAAGATCCTGAAAGCAAGCTCCGCTTCCGTACAAAAAAAGCTGGGCAGACAGGTCGCAGGGTTCGACCAGACTGTATGGGAAGCGGAGTGCAAACGTATTGTCTATGAAGGTAACGAAGCCAAATTCACCCAAAACGAGCAACTGATGACCTCGCTGCTCGCTACCCGCGGAACGACCCTTGTGGAGGCAAGCCCGGATGATCGCATCTGGGGGGTTGGACTGGCGGAGGAAGACCCGCGCATTCGTAATAGAAGAACGTGGCGGGGAACGAACTGGCTGGGAGAGATTCTCACCCGTCTTAGAGAAAATATAGGAAGTGATGAAGATGAACAATCAACAACATAG
- the lpxA gene encoding acyl-ACP--UDP-N-acetylglucosamine O-acyltransferase — protein sequence MIHQSAIIHPTAVIGDNVEVGPFSIIEENSKIGSGCRIGSHVIIGANTVLGENNYISHGAIIGSDPQDKSYQGEESYLIIGDNNTVREYVTICKGTSKGDCFTRVGNNNFIMNYAHIAHDVLMGDHNVIVNNVQIGGHVIVEDYITFGCGSGVHQSCNIGRFAMIGAGSKVSQDIVPYSLADGPRSYIHGINIIGLRRNGFSNEEISTIKKINTILFRQKRTLDQSIEEINNLPPSEFKEHTLNFLNKSTRGIVRMKR from the coding sequence GTGATACATCAGTCAGCCATTATTCATCCTACAGCAGTAATTGGGGACAATGTCGAAGTCGGACCTTTCAGTATCATTGAAGAAAATTCAAAAATAGGTAGCGGTTGTAGGATTGGAAGTCACGTTATCATAGGGGCTAACACGGTATTGGGGGAGAATAACTATATCTCACATGGTGCCATTATCGGCTCAGACCCACAAGATAAAAGTTACCAAGGCGAAGAATCGTATCTCATTATTGGAGATAATAATACCGTGAGAGAGTATGTCACTATATGTAAAGGCACATCAAAAGGAGATTGTTTCACGAGAGTAGGAAATAACAACTTTATTATGAACTATGCTCATATCGCACATGATGTATTGATGGGAGACCATAACGTCATCGTCAATAATGTGCAAATTGGCGGACATGTTATTGTTGAAGACTATATCACATTTGGTTGTGGTTCTGGTGTACACCAATCATGTAACATTGGAAGGTTTGCAATGATTGGAGCGGGAAGTAAAGTTTCACAAGATATCGTTCCATATTCTTTAGCGGATGGTCCGCGTTCGTACATACATGGTATTAATATCATTGGTCTAAGAAGAAATGGATTCTCAAATGAAGAGATAAGCACGATAAAAAAGATTAATACCATTTTATTTCGCCAAAAGCGAACGCTCGATCAATCTATTGAAGAAATAAACAACTTGCCTCCTTCTGAATTTAAAGAACACACATTGAATTTTCTAAATAAATCTACACGCGGAATTGTACGAATGAAGCGATAA
- a CDS encoding ABC transporter ATP-binding protein: protein MFNLAKNASSSIHQTVVPPMIGRPGPPGRGPVPKVRAKNARHVIIRVWSYMGRHRKGVITALVLTALGTLLNLAGPYLLGRAVNEHIVPKITDGLLKDCMLLLTVYVLGSFMMWAQSYVMIGVSQLTVKDLRHALFSRLQQLPISFFDKNQSGDLMSRATNDIDNVSTTLNQSVTQLMSSAILLVGSLSIMLALDVRLTLLSLVTVPLITIATRLIASRTRKHFTAQQKLLGELNGYAQETIAGQKVVAAYNRQEQAQNHFQNLNEKLRTSSTQAQSVSGLVGPTMNVMNNIGFAILAAVGGWMAYHDLTSIGLIVSFLAYSRQIERPINDLANQYNLIQAAIAGAERVFDIIDTPSEYVEEQKKQLQQIQGKVVFEDVSFGYNSEREILKKVSFTAKPGEMIALVGPTGAGKTTIINLLPRFYEITGGRITIDGCDISELEKDQLRRELGIVLQDAYLFSGTIRDNIAYGKPDATDEQIQQAAKLANAHSFIRKLSQGYDTPIISGGSNLSQGQRQLLTIARAILADPAILILDEATSSIDTRTEMQIQEAMRTLMKDRTSFVIAHRLSTIREADQILVIDDGKIAERGSHDELLQHQGFYYQLHQGQQN, encoded by the coding sequence ATGTTCAATTTGGCTAAAAACGCTTCTTCCTCCATCCATCAGACCGTTGTCCCACCGATGATCGGAAGACCTGGGCCACCCGGCCGAGGTCCGGTTCCCAAAGTAAGAGCCAAGAACGCCCGGCACGTCATCATCCGAGTGTGGTCATACATGGGACGTCATCGCAAAGGGGTTATCACCGCTCTGGTACTGACGGCTCTTGGAACGTTACTTAATCTGGCAGGACCTTATCTGCTCGGCCGTGCGGTCAATGAACATATCGTTCCCAAAATTACGGACGGTCTGCTGAAAGACTGCATGTTATTGCTGACCGTATACGTCCTCGGCTCGTTCATGATGTGGGCTCAATCCTATGTCATGATCGGTGTGTCCCAACTGACTGTGAAGGATTTGCGTCATGCTCTGTTTTCACGGCTGCAGCAGCTGCCAATCAGTTTTTTTGACAAAAATCAGAGCGGTGATCTGATGAGCCGGGCTACCAATGATATCGATAACGTGTCCACAACACTGAATCAAAGTGTAACCCAATTGATGTCCAGCGCCATCTTGCTCGTTGGCTCCCTGTCGATTATGTTAGCCCTGGATGTCCGTCTGACACTGCTCAGTCTGGTCACGGTTCCCCTGATTACGATCGCTACTCGGCTGATCGCTTCAAGAACACGCAAACATTTTACCGCCCAGCAAAAGTTGCTTGGTGAGCTTAATGGCTACGCTCAGGAAACGATTGCCGGACAAAAGGTGGTTGCAGCCTATAACCGCCAGGAGCAGGCACAAAACCATTTTCAGAATCTGAACGAGAAGCTTCGCACGTCCAGTACCCAAGCTCAAAGCGTATCGGGTCTGGTTGGGCCAACGATGAACGTTATGAACAATATCGGCTTTGCCATACTGGCAGCCGTAGGTGGATGGATGGCTTATCATGATCTGACGTCCATCGGGCTGATTGTAAGCTTCCTTGCTTACTCCCGCCAGATTGAGCGGCCCATCAATGATTTGGCGAACCAATATAACCTGATTCAGGCAGCTATCGCAGGTGCCGAGCGCGTATTCGACATTATTGATACACCCAGTGAATATGTGGAAGAACAGAAGAAACAACTGCAGCAGATCCAGGGTAAAGTTGTATTTGAAGATGTATCCTTTGGGTATAACTCCGAGAGGGAAATATTGAAAAAAGTCAGCTTCACCGCCAAGCCAGGCGAGATGATTGCACTTGTGGGCCCGACTGGAGCGGGTAAAACAACGATCATCAACCTGCTGCCCCGTTTTTACGAGATTACGGGCGGACGGATTACCATTGATGGCTGTGACATCTCCGAACTGGAGAAAGACCAGCTAAGGCGCGAACTTGGCATTGTGTTACAGGACGCTTATCTGTTCTCCGGCACCATCCGTGACAATATTGCCTATGGCAAACCGGATGCAACGGACGAACAAATCCAGCAAGCAGCGAAGTTGGCCAATGCCCACTCCTTCATCCGCAAATTATCGCAGGGTTATGATACCCCGATCATTTCCGGTGGCAGCAATCTAAGTCAGGGACAGCGACAACTGTTAACCATCGCTCGTGCCATTCTCGCTGATCCTGCGATTCTTATTCTGGATGAAGCGACCAGCAGCATTGATACACGCACCGAAATGCAGATTCAGGAAGCGATGCGCACCTTGATGAAGGATCGCACCAGCTTCGTCATTGCCCACAGGCTGAGTACGATTCGTGAAGCCGATCAGATCCTGGTTATTGATGACGGCAAGATCGCCGAACGAGGCAGCCATGATGAGTTGTTGCAACACCAAGGTTTCTACTATCAGTTGCATCAGGGTCAACAAAATTAA
- a CDS encoding MarR family winged helix-turn-helix transcriptional regulator, whose amino-acid sequence MKSARNERLMGQLSELVKLHRYKVHEKLVNHPELYPGQPPLLFQLEREDGQTQKHLAEQLRRAPATVTVMLKRMESSGFIRREADPKDLRSLRVYLTDQGRAALKDLREVFQELDRQAQKDFTPEESQLMSALAQRMVQNLREY is encoded by the coding sequence ATGAAATCAGCTCGAAATGAACGGTTGATGGGCCAATTATCAGAACTCGTCAAGCTACATCGTTACAAGGTTCATGAGAAGCTCGTCAACCACCCTGAGTTATATCCAGGACAACCGCCGCTGCTGTTCCAGCTTGAACGGGAAGATGGTCAGACCCAGAAACACCTGGCTGAACAGCTTCGCCGCGCCCCTGCAACGGTGACGGTAATGCTGAAACGTATGGAAAGCTCGGGGTTTATACGGCGTGAAGCCGACCCGAAGGACCTGCGCAGTCTGCGTGTCTATCTGACCGATCAGGGCCGTGCCGCACTTAAAGACCTGAGGGAAGTATTCCAAGAGCTTGATCGCCAAGCCCAGAAAGATTTTACACCCGAGGAATCGCAGCTGATGTCAGCGCTCGCCCAGCGCATGGTTCAGAATCTGCGAGAATATTAA
- a CDS encoding NUDIX hydrolase encodes MTHKGNSDPNSLDHQNHVNISEQQFLETYDPGDFERPSVTVDMLVFTIRSETQENYRKLAEPELQLLLIRRGGHPYMGQWALPGGFVSMQESLEDAARRELFTETGLDDIYLEQLYTWGDVHRDPRTRVISCSYMALVDSSELQLQAGDDASEADWFRMEQRLLEEKRHIHERGRVTEDRVQLILTNGTEELSAVIETKETLEGRVRSSHITVNEVQGIAFDHAKIIYYALERLRAKVEYTDIAFNLMPETFTLTALQKVYETISGKKLLAAAFRRKIADWVIETGEYTGNAGHRPSRLYRLNPERLAP; translated from the coding sequence ATGACACATAAAGGTAATTCTGATCCAAATTCATTAGATCATCAGAATCACGTGAATATAAGTGAACAACAGTTTCTTGAAACCTATGACCCAGGCGATTTCGAACGTCCCTCCGTCACGGTGGATATGTTGGTATTTACCATACGAAGTGAAACGCAGGAGAACTATCGCAAACTTGCGGAACCTGAGCTCCAGTTGCTGCTGATCCGGCGTGGCGGCCATCCCTATATGGGGCAGTGGGCTCTTCCGGGCGGGTTTGTCTCCATGCAGGAATCGCTGGAAGATGCGGCTAGGCGGGAACTATTTACGGAAACGGGACTGGATGATATCTATTTGGAGCAGCTGTATACCTGGGGAGATGTGCATCGTGATCCGCGTACGCGTGTAATCAGCTGTTCCTACATGGCGCTGGTCGACAGCAGCGAACTGCAACTTCAGGCTGGCGATGATGCCAGCGAAGCAGACTGGTTCCGAATGGAGCAGCGGCTTCTGGAGGAGAAACGCCATATTCATGAGCGTGGACGCGTGACGGAGGACAGGGTGCAGCTGATTTTGACCAATGGAACAGAGGAATTGTCGGCGGTCATTGAGACGAAAGAAACGTTGGAAGGCAGAGTACGTAGCAGCCATATTACCGTGAACGAAGTTCAAGGAATTGCCTTCGATCATGCGAAGATCATTTACTACGCGCTGGAACGTCTGCGGGCAAAGGTGGAGTATACGGATATCGCTTTCAATCTGATGCCGGAGACGTTCACTCTGACCGCTCTTCAGAAAGTATACGAGACCATCAGTGGCAAAAAACTGCTGGCTGCCGCCTTCCGGCGCAAAATCGCCGATTGGGTCATCGAAACGGGGGAGTATACAGGGAATGCCGGACATCGCCCATCCCGTTTATATAGATTGAATCCGGAAAGATTGGCCCCATGA